One Haloterrigena salifodinae DNA window includes the following coding sequences:
- a CDS encoding GtrA family protein, which yields MSDSLGEAVRTRLRALLSTARFSQFAGVGIVGATVDIIGLALLVDVFELWYLGAKTISWELSIVVIFAINEHWTFATYGDMTPRALVRRFLRSNAVRFAGFLVTLTVYGVLVDRFGVWYLAANVVGIVVGFFVNYTCESLYTWKVHHD from the coding sequence ATGAGCGATTCGCTCGGGGAGGCCGTTCGGACCCGGCTTCGCGCGTTGCTCTCGACGGCGCGGTTTAGCCAGTTCGCCGGCGTCGGGATCGTCGGTGCGACGGTCGATATCATCGGCCTCGCCCTGCTGGTCGACGTGTTCGAACTCTGGTATCTAGGGGCGAAAACGATCTCGTGGGAGCTGTCGATCGTCGTCATCTTTGCGATCAACGAACACTGGACGTTCGCCACCTACGGGGACATGACGCCTCGAGCGCTGGTCCGGCGGTTCCTGCGCTCGAACGCGGTACGGTTCGCCGGTTTCCTGGTCACGTTGACGGTCTACGGCGTGCTGGTCGATCGGTTCGGCGTCTGGTATCTGGCGGCGAACGTCGTCGGAATCGTGGTCGGCTTCTTCGTCAACTACACCTGCGAAAGCCTCTACACGTGGAAAGTACATCACGACTGA
- a CDS encoding HAH_0734 family protein gives MKRLIIHGDPGIRKGAIVDYNGTELVCFGINRNGEWHGPEEVQLWCTVGTEDEYEDYEKRNYTPHFLDVDRVDAEDVDVIRAKADLAV, from the coding sequence ATGAAGCGGCTCATCATCCACGGCGATCCCGGGATCCGGAAGGGGGCCATCGTCGACTACAACGGGACGGAACTGGTCTGCTTCGGGATCAACCGCAACGGCGAGTGGCACGGTCCCGAGGAGGTCCAGCTGTGGTGTACCGTCGGCACCGAAGACGAGTACGAGGACTACGAGAAGCGCAACTACACGCCCCACTTCCTCGACGTCGACCGCGTCGACGCCGAAGACGTCGACGTCATCCGAGCAAAGGCCGACCTCGCGGTCTGA